A window of the Thermoplasmata archaeon genome harbors these coding sequences:
- a CDS encoding dihydrofolate reductase family protein, whose amino-acid sequence MRKLIMWNLMTLDGYFEGRKSWEIDWHDTIWGPELEQLSLDQLKSVGTLLFGRVTYEGMASYWSTQKGEIADLMNSIPKIVFSSTLATADWKNTRLVREDAAEEVARLKRQPGKDLYLFGSADLASALTKAGLIDEYRIAIAPILLGGGHPLFKPGPDRLKLKLLEAKPLKLGGVLLRYEPLR is encoded by the coding sequence ATGCGGAAGCTCATCATGTGGAATCTGATGACCCTCGACGGTTACTTCGAAGGTCGCAAGAGCTGGGAGATCGACTGGCACGACACGATCTGGGGACCCGAACTCGAGCAGCTCTCCCTCGATCAGTTGAAGTCCGTCGGCACCCTCCTGTTCGGCCGCGTAACGTATGAAGGCATGGCCAGCTATTGGTCGACCCAGAAGGGCGAGATTGCGGACTTGATGAACAGTATCCCCAAGATCGTCTTCTCGAGCACGCTGGCCACGGCCGATTGGAAGAACACGCGGCTCGTGCGAGAGGATGCGGCGGAGGAGGTCGCTCGGCTCAAGCGACAGCCCGGGAAGGACCTGTACCTGTTCGGCAGCGCCGATCTGGCCTCGGCACTCACGAAGGCAGGGCTCATCGACGAATACCGGATCGCAATCGCTCCGATCCTCTTGGGGGGCGGACATCCCTTGTTCAAACCCGGACCGGATCGTCTGAAGCTGAAGCTCCTCGAGGCCAAGCCTCTGAAGTTGGGGGGCGTACTTCTTCGCTACGAGCCCTTGAGGTAG